One window from the genome of Metabacillus flavus encodes:
- a CDS encoding TRAFAC clade GTPase domain-containing protein — MRTFNEYTLRVISIVSLLLSLVFWQGNLEGTGLNLLWGLVIPSAAASYASFKLKDGFIVWFSLFLMILSQMMIPFSVDFIGERILGAGILFLGCLFLQPGLVFLCGCLASYWIIFGWNFFLFQPELSSLYGLKEFAALYGFSLAANWHVIIACGFAFTLFHGITNKFYEKGRMFHLIAGLYALPLLFLPVLLSGMIMGVYGTFFRYINAFKKNVYRQRHIPNNADQPAMEHYIFGKAFKDFKKLSVDLGAEINDYLRSMKRKFRPSHSFYNKMYHLYECIVLAAAIVTVLTLGWLLAGILLAAHYAVLVLWAAPVYGFLLAVGSADRLFRKQNKIEAVCRECHHTSKLPSYLCPSCSSEHNDLLPGKYGILKRKCRCGAKIPSVKFLGRTDLYSVCSSCTKSLSSGETKPIRIPVIGPASAGKTTFIMTALEAFMKDKKESWNVQFAQQKDQEHFQSLVHYRSSAGNYPKTGLEIPVAHQLKLHQKQWNADRLISLYDPSGQVFTGGYQLRTHAYFKSFEGLVFVMDPSTIPAFYEEAKQSFSSQQNDPFEDVFDRLLIELQETYGMKAHEKVSKPIAIVLNKFDIFSKIHTSSAAAKELAAGAAGTPENSHQAIKQFLSEMGQSNFLRKLENKFPNARFFPVSSLQPKTAGNPAAPFLWLLSEADKNLKESPPEGQKEEAS, encoded by the coding sequence ATATACATTACGAGTAATATCGATTGTTTCTCTATTGCTCAGTCTAGTTTTCTGGCAGGGTAATTTAGAAGGTACGGGACTGAACCTGCTATGGGGCCTCGTCATTCCCTCAGCTGCAGCGTCCTATGCAAGCTTTAAGCTGAAAGATGGTTTTATTGTATGGTTCTCTTTGTTCCTGATGATTTTGTCACAAATGATGATTCCTTTTAGTGTGGACTTTATAGGGGAGCGGATACTTGGAGCAGGTATTCTCTTCCTGGGATGTCTGTTCCTTCAGCCGGGACTCGTGTTTTTATGCGGCTGCCTCGCATCCTACTGGATTATCTTTGGCTGGAATTTTTTTCTCTTTCAGCCTGAGCTCAGTTCTCTGTATGGATTAAAGGAATTTGCTGCGCTATACGGCTTTTCCCTAGCCGCAAATTGGCACGTTATTATTGCTTGCGGATTTGCTTTTACGCTTTTTCACGGCATTACGAATAAATTCTATGAGAAAGGCAGAATGTTTCATTTAATCGCAGGGTTATACGCATTGCCACTGCTGTTTTTACCAGTATTGCTATCAGGAATGATCATGGGTGTTTACGGTACGTTTTTCCGCTATATCAATGCTTTTAAGAAAAACGTTTACAGGCAGCGCCATATTCCGAATAATGCAGACCAGCCTGCAATGGAGCATTATATTTTTGGAAAGGCATTTAAGGATTTTAAAAAGCTGTCAGTGGATCTGGGCGCGGAAATAAATGATTATTTACGATCTATGAAACGAAAATTTCGTCCTTCACATTCTTTTTATAATAAAATGTATCATCTCTATGAATGCATTGTTTTGGCGGCTGCCATTGTCACTGTCCTTACCTTGGGCTGGCTCTTGGCGGGCATCCTGCTTGCTGCCCACTATGCTGTCCTTGTCCTATGGGCTGCTCCAGTGTATGGGTTTTTACTCGCTGTGGGCAGTGCGGATCGATTATTCAGGAAGCAAAATAAAATTGAGGCTGTATGCAGGGAATGTCACCATACAAGCAAGCTGCCGTCTTATTTATGTCCGTCCTGCTCATCCGAACACAATGATTTGCTTCCGGGAAAATATGGGATCCTAAAGCGGAAATGCCGCTGCGGAGCGAAGATCCCTTCTGTGAAATTCCTTGGAAGAACAGATTTATATAGTGTTTGTTCGTCCTGCACAAAGTCTTTAAGCAGCGGCGAAACGAAGCCGATTCGAATTCCTGTAATCGGACCCGCTTCAGCAGGGAAAACGACGTTTATCATGACTGCACTGGAAGCCTTCATGAAGGATAAAAAAGAAAGCTGGAACGTTCAATTTGCCCAGCAAAAAGATCAGGAGCATTTTCAGAGCCTGGTTCATTATCGTTCGTCAGCCGGAAATTATCCAAAAACCGGGCTGGAAATACCTGTAGCCCATCAGTTAAAGCTCCATCAGAAGCAGTGGAATGCAGACAGGCTGATCAGCTTGTATGATCCGAGCGGGCAAGTATTTACAGGGGGGTACCAACTTCGGACCCATGCCTATTTCAAATCCTTTGAAGGACTTGTGTTTGTCATGGATCCCTCTACAATCCCTGCCTTCTATGAAGAAGCTAAGCAGTCATTCAGTTCGCAGCAGAATGATCCCTTTGAGGACGTTTTTGACCGGCTGTTAATTGAGCTTCAAGAAACGTATGGAATGAAAGCTCATGAAAAAGTGTCAAAACCGATTGCCATTGTACTAAATAAATTCGATATTTTCTCAAAGATTCATACGTCATCGGCTGCGGCTAAGGAGCTTGCTGCCGGGGCTGCTGGGACACCGGAAAACAGTCATCAGGCCATTAAGCAATTTTTAAGTGAAATGGGACAAAGTAACTTCTTGAGGAAGCTTGAAAATAAATTTCCAAATGCCCGTTTCTTCCCGGTGAGCTCGCTTCAGCCTAAAACAGCGGGAAATCCGGCTGCTCCCTTTTTATGGCTGCTGAGTGAAGCAGATAAGAATCTAAAAGAATCTCCTCCTGAAGGACAAAAGGAGGAAGCATCGTGA
- a CDS encoding SH3 domain-containing protein, with translation MNFIKTHGSRILAAVLTLLVFSVLAAFFSGSVLKSVSDMAAWYSTPINVGAFEEPEEEIEEEVEEILPDFVTIVTEGANVRNSPGVKDGTISAQLKKGDQLEVTGEQMVGETVWYEVLLSDSDEKLWISSKAVKEE, from the coding sequence ATGAATTTTATAAAGACACACGGTTCACGTATTTTAGCAGCGGTTTTGACGCTCCTCGTATTCAGTGTTCTAGCTGCCTTTTTCAGCGGTTCAGTTTTGAAGAGTGTTAGCGATATGGCTGCTTGGTACAGCACACCTATTAATGTCGGTGCGTTTGAAGAACCGGAAGAAGAAATAGAAGAAGAAGTGGAGGAAATTCTTCCTGATTTCGTTACGATTGTGACAGAAGGAGCGAATGTCCGCAATTCTCCCGGGGTAAAAGATGGGACGATCTCGGCTCAGTTGAAAAAAGGCGATCAACTTGAAGTGACAGGAGAGCAAATGGTTGGCGAAACAGTTTGGTATGAGGTCCTTCTTTCAGATTCAGACGAAAAATTGTGGATCAGCTCCAAGGCAGTGAAAGAAGAATAA